In Deltaproteobacteria bacterium, one DNA window encodes the following:
- a CDS encoding ATP-binding cassette domain-containing protein, protein MSGGLYRPDADGALLSLRNVYKTFAVRKSFFSSEEVRVHAVDGVSLSLPAGRTLGLVGESGCGKTTLGRLAIRLLDPDAGEIRFDGVDITRLSGEELRTTRRGMQIVFQDPYSSLNPRMKVRDIVGEGWLVHGVAKGADLRERASRLLVRVGLTAEAGEKYPHEFSGGQRQRIGIARAIALSPKLVVADEPVSALDVSVQAQILNLMQDLQEEFGMAYLFVSHDLRVIRHVSETVAVMYLGKIMELGPAAELFREPLHPYTRSLLSAVPMLGDAARERIVLSGEIPSPVAPPPGCRFRTRCFMARRECADASPLLREVGPGRFAACHFV, encoded by the coding sequence ATGAGCGGCGGCCTCTACCGCCCGGACGCGGACGGAGCGCTCCTGTCCCTTCGGAACGTCTACAAGACGTTCGCCGTCCGGAAGTCGTTCTTCTCTTCGGAGGAGGTCCGCGTCCACGCCGTGGACGGCGTATCGCTCTCGTTGCCGGCGGGGAGGACGCTCGGCCTCGTGGGCGAGTCGGGGTGCGGCAAGACCACGCTGGGACGCCTCGCGATCCGGCTTCTCGACCCGGACGCGGGAGAGATCCGGTTCGACGGAGTGGACATCACCCGCCTCTCCGGCGAGGAGCTGCGGACCACCCGCCGGGGAATGCAGATCGTCTTCCAGGATCCGTACTCCTCGCTGAATCCCCGGATGAAGGTCCGGGACATCGTGGGGGAGGGGTGGCTCGTCCACGGCGTCGCGAAAGGGGCGGATCTCCGGGAGCGCGCCTCCCGGCTGCTGGTGCGGGTCGGGTTGACCGCGGAGGCGGGAGAGAAGTACCCGCACGAATTCTCGGGAGGGCAGCGCCAGCGGATCGGCATCGCGCGGGCGATCGCGCTGTCCCCCAAGCTCGTGGTGGCCGACGAGCCGGTGTCCGCCCTCGACGTCTCGGTCCAGGCGCAGATCCTGAACCTGATGCAGGACCTTCAGGAAGAGTTCGGGATGGCGTACCTGTTCGTCTCCCACGACCTGCGGGTGATCCGCCACGTGAGCGAGACGGTCGCGGTGATGTACCTGGGGAAGATCATGGAGTTGGGGCCCGCGGCGGAGCTGTTCCGGGAGCCGCTGCACCCGTACACCCGCAGCCTGCTGTCCGCCGTCCCGATGCTGGGCGACGCCGCGCGGGAGCGGATCGTCCTGTCGGGGGAGATCCCCAGCCCCGTGGCGCCGCCGCCGGGTTGCCGTTTCCGCACGCGCTGCTTCATGGCGCGCAGGGAGTGCGCGGACGCGTCCCCCCTCCTGCGGGAGGTCGGCCCGGGGAGATTCGCTGCGTGCCATTTCGTCTGA
- a CDS encoding zinc ribbon domain-containing protein, translating to MFSGPVRDLIAGNATENELRQAAISRGMVTLGHNALDKVVAGVTTVDEVYRVIETDADFASACPQCATPLESEFVMCPACGYSVVSTCPGCRKTLSQEWKFCPYCRHNLLKPESRRTFA from the coding sequence GTGTTCTCCGGCCCCGTCCGGGACCTGATCGCCGGCAACGCCACCGAGAACGAGCTCCGCCAGGCGGCGATCTCCCGGGGGATGGTCACGCTGGGCCACAACGCGCTCGACAAGGTGGTCGCTGGCGTGACCACCGTGGACGAGGTGTACCGCGTCATCGAGACCGACGCGGACTTCGCGTCGGCCTGCCCGCAGTGCGCGACCCCGCTGGAGTCCGAGTTCGTGATGTGTCCGGCGTGCGGCTACTCCGTCGTCTCCACCTGCCCCGGCTGCAGGAAGACCCTCTCCCAGGAGTGGAAGTTCTGCCCCTACTGCCGCCACAACCTGCTGAAGCCGGAGTCCCGGCGCACGTTCGCGTAA